GCACCAACCGGGAAAACTTCAGAACGTGTCAAAGAACGATTATGGTTTTACGCTCTTTAAATTCCGCGTCAACGAAATTGTTGGGTTTGTAAGTGCTTGGGGATCAATCGAGTGCACGCCGTCCACAGGCCGGTGACGCGGGAGTGGTGCAGCGGGCTCGGAGGGAAGCCGCAAATCGCCAGTGTTCATCGCGTATTTTGTGCTTTCTGTTACAGCGAGACGGTTTCGTTCTTGGTGCACGGAGAGGAATCCGTCTGTGCAAAAACTCGGGGAATGCGCTCACGCAGCGCGTTTGGAGGCCGACGGTCGGGCGCTGTTTGCCAGAAATCTTCACCACGGAGGTCACAGAGGACACGGGGGCAAACGTGGTTTTCTCTATGTCCTCCGTGATCCCCGTGGTTAGGACTTGTCCCTGCGCTCGTATTGCCGTCTGCACTTGCGTTCTCACTCAGGTACTTACGCGCCTCTCCTGGGCTGCCTACAATTTGCAGGAGACAGGGAGCGTGCCATGACGATCTTCGATCCACCGCGGGGCAATGTGATCAATGTACAGGGCGGAGGAATTCTGAAGTTGCTGGGACTGGGCATCGTCGGCTTCCTCGCGGTGATCTTCCTGTTCTCTGCAGTGACTCGTGTCGACTCTGGCGCCGTCGGAGTGCTGACCTTGTTTGGCCGGGTTACGGGAGAGGTACTGCCCGAAGGGATCCATCTCATCAACCCGCTCAAGACCAATCACGAGATGTCCATTCGCACGCAGGAACTCAAAGAGACGGCCAGTGTGCCATCAAGCGAAGGCCTGGTGATGAGCCTGGATACCTCGCTGATCTACCACCTCGACCGGGACAAGGCTTCGCAGGTGTACCAGAACATCGGAATGGGCTACGTCGAAGTTGTGATTGAACCGAATTTGCGGTCTGCGATTCGAGAGGCGACGGCCTCGCACAGCGCCAATGCGCTCTACTCCGGCGAGCGCGAAATGGTCGCCAAGCAAATTGTGGCGCAGCTTACCGACAAACTTGGCCAGCGCGGAATCGTAGTCGAAAGCATTTTGCTTCGCGACATTCAGCTGCCCGCTACTCTCAAAGCGTCAATCGAATCCAAGCAGCAGGCTGAACAGGAAGCGTTGGCCATGAGCTTCCGCCTTCAGAAAGAAACTCAGGAAGCCCAACGGAAG
The DNA window shown above is from Acidobacteriota bacterium and carries:
- a CDS encoding prohibitin family protein, with the protein product MTIFDPPRGNVINVQGGGILKLLGLGIVGFLAVIFLFSAVTRVDSGAVGVLTLFGRVTGEVLPEGIHLINPLKTNHEMSIRTQELKETASVPSSEGLVMSLDTSLIYHLDRDKASQVYQNIGMGYVEVVIEPNLRSAIREATASHSANALYSGEREMVAKQIVAQLTDKLGQRGIVVESILLRDIQLPATLKASIESKQQAEQEALAMSFRLQKETQEAQRKRIEAAGVRDFQQIVAQGISAQLLEWKGIEATENLAKSPNAKIVVIGSGKNGLPLILGQ